A stretch of Amycolatopsis balhimycina FH 1894 DNA encodes these proteins:
- a CDS encoding glycosyltransferase gives MLTLAIGLAAAGACCFAATVHLQHQAVRGATTSPELGPAGLRTILRTPGWYAGIGLAGLGAALHVLALTMAPLAVVQPIGVLTLVLTVFLARTVLTRAVLAALAMSVTGVAGFVALSAMATNTALPAPGLGTAQWAVLAAAGLAVAARFTRGRARCLLLALATAVLFGFTSALVRAAAVAPLTGATAAVVVAEAGAATLAGAWLLHQAYASGPAPVVAGATTIADPLSAVLIGVFAYGEMTPGRLAGIAVPGVVAVAGLLLLAREVPAPAETASVRRPRREGPLRVAITADTYPPDVNGAANFAYRLASGLAGRGNEVHVVCPSPTGETFTETAGGVTVHRIGSVRTPFHPTFRICPPWRTAKAVPALLAGIDPDVVHTQAHFLIGRSAVRAATAARNIPVVATNHFMPENLLGYGPLPRWTHRPLARLAWHDLVRIFGRATVCTTPTPRAAQLLEQNGLNRPVMAISCGIDRAHYAGPPTEPAAAPSVLFVGRLDAEKNVHELLEAAVMLPPHVRVELVGDGSERARLEAQAARLGIADRVTFHGFVPDEDLVRAYRRCAVFCMPGTAELQSLVTMEAMAAGKPVVAADAMALPHLVHPGRNGWLYPPGDPAELARLLTAVLTDERTRTAMGKASLDLIGAHDLESTLDQFEGVYADIATHPVIPALSSGK, from the coding sequence ATGCTGACACTGGCCATCGGTCTCGCGGCCGCCGGTGCGTGCTGCTTCGCCGCCACCGTCCACTTGCAACACCAGGCCGTCCGCGGGGCGACCACGAGCCCGGAGCTCGGACCGGCCGGGCTCCGGACGATCCTGCGCACGCCCGGCTGGTACGCCGGGATCGGGCTCGCCGGGCTCGGCGCCGCCCTGCACGTCCTCGCGCTCACCATGGCGCCGCTGGCCGTGGTGCAGCCGATCGGCGTGCTCACCCTCGTGCTCACGGTGTTCCTCGCGAGGACCGTGCTGACCCGGGCGGTGCTCGCCGCGCTGGCGATGAGCGTGACCGGTGTGGCGGGGTTCGTCGCACTGTCGGCGATGGCGACGAACACCGCTCTGCCGGCGCCCGGCCTCGGGACCGCGCAGTGGGCCGTGCTCGCCGCGGCGGGTCTGGCCGTGGCGGCCCGGTTCACCCGGGGCCGTGCCCGGTGCCTGCTCCTCGCGCTCGCGACCGCCGTGCTCTTCGGGTTCACCTCGGCGCTCGTCCGGGCGGCGGCGGTCGCCCCGCTCACCGGCGCGACCGCCGCCGTCGTGGTCGCCGAGGCGGGGGCGGCGACCCTCGCCGGGGCGTGGCTGCTGCACCAGGCCTACGCCAGTGGCCCCGCCCCGGTCGTGGCCGGCGCGACCACGATCGCCGACCCGCTGAGCGCGGTCCTCATCGGCGTCTTCGCCTACGGCGAGATGACACCGGGCCGGCTGGCCGGCATCGCCGTGCCCGGCGTCGTCGCCGTGGCTGGGCTGCTGCTCCTGGCCCGCGAGGTACCGGCGCCCGCGGAAACCGCTTCGGTTCGCCGTCCGCGTCGCGAGGGCCCGTTACGCGTCGCGATCACCGCGGACACCTACCCGCCGGACGTGAACGGTGCGGCCAACTTCGCCTACCGGCTCGCGTCCGGGCTGGCCGGCCGCGGGAACGAGGTGCACGTCGTCTGCCCGTCGCCCACCGGCGAGACGTTCACCGAGACGGCGGGCGGGGTGACGGTCCACCGGATCGGTTCCGTGCGCACGCCGTTCCACCCGACGTTCCGGATCTGCCCGCCGTGGCGCACCGCCAAGGCCGTGCCCGCGTTGCTCGCCGGGATCGACCCCGACGTCGTGCACACCCAGGCCCACTTCCTGATCGGCCGCAGCGCGGTGCGGGCCGCGACCGCGGCACGGAACATCCCCGTGGTCGCCACCAACCACTTCATGCCGGAGAACCTGCTGGGCTACGGTCCGCTGCCCCGCTGGACCCACCGCCCCCTCGCCCGGCTGGCGTGGCACGACCTCGTGCGGATCTTCGGCCGGGCCACGGTCTGCACGACCCCGACTCCCCGCGCGGCCCAGCTGCTCGAACAGAACGGCCTCAACCGGCCGGTGATGGCGATCTCCTGTGGGATCGACCGCGCGCACTACGCGGGCCCGCCGACGGAACCCGCCGCCGCGCCGTCGGTGTTGTTCGTGGGCAGGCTGGACGCGGAGAAGAACGTCCACGAACTGCTCGAAGCCGCCGTCATGCTGCCACCGCACGTGCGGGTGGAGCTCGTCGGCGACGGCAGCGAACGCGCCCGGCTGGAGGCGCAGGCCGCGCGGCTGGGCATCGCGGACCGGGTCACCTTCCACGGGTTCGTCCCGGACGAGGACCTGGTCCGGGCCTACCGGCGGTGCGCCGTGTTCTGCATGCCGGGCACCGCCGAGCTGCAGAGCCTGGTGACCATGGAGGCGATGGCGGCCGGCAAGCCCGTCGTGGCCGCGGACGCGATGGCCCTCCCCCACCTCGTGCACCCGGGACGCAACGGCTGGCTCTACCCACCCGGCGACCCGGCGGAGCTGGCCAGGCTGCTCACCGCCGTCCTGACCGACGAGCGGACCAGGACGGCCATGGGCAAGGCCAGCCTCGACCTGATCGGCGCGCACGACCTGGAGTCCACATTGGACCAGTTCGAAGGGGTCTACGCCGACATCGCCACCCACCCGGTCATCCCCGCTCTCTCGTCCGGAAAGTGA
- a CDS encoding DUF998 domain-containing protein, translating to MYSVESRARPESVPLRRGNAGAWAIAALVCFGLSVVTALVLHVAQAAEVDPIRQVISDYVLSGDTTGFAVCVLTMAAGTGCLPAGLSRAGLPVTRPMVALGCCWCAGLTLCAFFPTTPTGAPMTFSAEVHRYAGLVLFVSLPAAAGLFARSAAAHPAHRRLAGRIRRQTRWAWGALAVFLLSQLPVLLAPSRAFDGPLFQGLTERLVFVVYLVLLGEPALAVLRSERKSC from the coding sequence GTGTACTCCGTCGAATCCCGGGCCCGTCCCGAGTCCGTGCCCCTCCGGCGAGGCAACGCGGGCGCGTGGGCCATCGCCGCGCTCGTGTGCTTCGGCCTGTCCGTGGTCACCGCGCTCGTCCTGCACGTCGCGCAGGCGGCCGAGGTCGATCCGATCCGGCAGGTGATCAGCGACTACGTCCTGTCCGGTGACACCACCGGCTTCGCCGTCTGCGTCCTGACGATGGCGGCGGGCACCGGGTGCCTGCCGGCCGGGCTGTCCCGGGCCGGGCTGCCGGTCACCCGGCCGATGGTGGCGCTGGGGTGCTGCTGGTGTGCCGGGCTGACGCTCTGCGCCTTCTTCCCCACCACGCCCACGGGCGCGCCGATGACGTTCTCCGCCGAGGTCCACCGCTACGCGGGCCTGGTGCTGTTCGTCAGCCTGCCGGCCGCGGCCGGGCTCTTCGCCCGGAGCGCGGCGGCCCACCCGGCACACCGCCGCCTCGCCGGGCGGATCCGGCGGCAGACCCGCTGGGCCTGGGGCGCGCTCGCGGTGTTCCTGCTGAGCCAGCTGCCGGTGCTCCTCGCACCGTCTCGCGCCTTCGACGGCCCGCTGTTCCAGGGGCTCACCGAACGGCTCGTGTTCGTCGTCTACCTCGTCCTGCTCGGCGAGCCGGCCCTCGCCGTCCTGCGTTCCGAGAGGAAATCATGCTGA
- a CDS encoding sensor histidine kinase, with amino-acid sequence MRPADRLRVIARRKFSLRARVGLLSAFGVALAVIVVSLAGWWLMHGRMYANMDLQLSADTGAASRAATPEAALRIVHAADELPSNWWDNDLSPEITQLLGMAGPPPPVVVRFLDSAGHPVSSSAGSAWLGPVSSPAVRIAATGSGLDLADAGPGDETIYRVSTTPRAGGAVQVAGRVVGIESTLDDLRTLLTWIGFAGAALAGVVGWGVARAGLRPVHRLTGAVEEVARTQDLDSWIPADGRDEIARLATAFNRMLTALAASRAAQQQLVQDAGHELRTPLTSLRTNVELLTYAEQQRASGKVLSPDDRTRLLRDLGVQAEELTTLTAELVELAAENTDPEPFEPLDLADVVAGAVIRARARWPQVVFAVSAVPAAMSGRPGGLSRVVLNLLDNAAKWSPPGGTVQVRLSAADGFAELTVADEGPGISEQDRPKVFERFYRATAARSMPGSGLGLAIVAQIVEAHEGSVVAGAAPGGGAELKVRVPSAFLNRLGGGS; translated from the coding sequence GTGAGGCCGGCCGACCGGCTGCGCGTCATCGCACGGCGGAAGTTCAGCCTGCGCGCGCGGGTCGGGCTGCTGTCCGCGTTCGGGGTCGCGCTCGCGGTGATCGTCGTGTCGCTGGCGGGCTGGTGGCTGATGCACGGCCGGATGTACGCCAACATGGATCTCCAGCTGAGCGCCGACACCGGCGCGGCCTCGCGGGCGGCCACTCCCGAGGCGGCGCTGCGCATCGTGCACGCCGCCGACGAGCTGCCGAGCAACTGGTGGGACAACGACCTGTCACCGGAAATCACGCAGCTGCTCGGCATGGCGGGCCCGCCGCCGCCCGTCGTCGTCCGGTTCCTCGACAGCGCCGGGCACCCGGTGTCGAGCAGCGCCGGCTCGGCGTGGCTGGGGCCGGTGAGCTCGCCCGCCGTCCGGATCGCGGCGACCGGGAGCGGCCTGGACCTCGCCGACGCCGGGCCGGGCGACGAGACGATCTACCGGGTGAGCACGACTCCCCGGGCCGGTGGCGCGGTCCAGGTCGCCGGCCGGGTCGTCGGCATCGAGAGCACCCTCGACGATCTCCGGACCCTGCTCACCTGGATCGGGTTCGCCGGCGCCGCCCTCGCGGGCGTGGTCGGCTGGGGCGTCGCGCGGGCGGGCCTGCGGCCGGTCCACCGGCTCACCGGTGCCGTGGAGGAGGTGGCCAGGACTCAGGACCTGGACAGCTGGATCCCGGCGGACGGCCGCGACGAGATCGCCCGGCTCGCCACCGCGTTCAACCGGATGCTGACCGCGCTCGCCGCGTCGAGGGCCGCCCAGCAGCAGCTCGTGCAGGACGCGGGCCACGAGCTGCGGACGCCGTTGACCAGCCTGCGCACCAACGTCGAGCTGCTCACCTACGCCGAACAGCAGCGTGCGTCCGGCAAAGTGCTCTCGCCGGACGACCGGACCCGGCTGCTGCGGGATCTCGGGGTCCAGGCCGAGGAGCTGACCACCCTCACGGCCGAGCTGGTCGAACTGGCCGCGGAGAACACCGACCCGGAGCCGTTCGAGCCCCTGGACCTGGCCGACGTCGTCGCCGGCGCTGTCATCCGCGCCCGCGCCCGGTGGCCCCAGGTCGTCTTCGCCGTTTCGGCCGTGCCCGCCGCGATGTCCGGCCGGCCGGGCGGGTTGTCCCGCGTGGTGCTGAACCTGCTGGACAACGCCGCGAAGTGGAGCCCGCCCGGCGGGACCGTCCAGGTGCGGCTGTCGGCGGCGGACGGGTTCGCCGAGCTGACGGTCGCCGACGAAGGACCGGGGATCAGCGAGCAGGACCGGCCGAAGGTCTTCGAGCGCTTCTACCGGGCCACCGCCGCCCGGTCCATGCCCGGCTCCGGCCTGGGGCTGGCGATCGTGGCGCAGATCGTCGAGGCGCACGAGGGCAGTGTGGTGGCCGGTGCGGCGCCGGGCGGCGGCGCGGAACTCAAAGTGCGGGTGCCCTCGGCTTTTCTTAACCGGCTCGGCGGTGGTTCTTAA
- a CDS encoding response regulator transcription factor, whose product MLIVIADDEDAVCDSLSRTLRFEGYAVKIAKDGQEALEVIRESGPDGVILDVTMPVLDGLEACRRLRADGNLVPVLMLTARQDVTARVAGLDAGADDYLAKPFALQELLARVRALLRRARYEAVTPESPAELMFGDLTLDPATREVVRAGRQIRLTRTEFAILELFLRHPRQVLTRSVLFEHVWGFDFGSSSNSLDVYLGYLRKKLEADGAGRLLHTVRGVGYVLREEPL is encoded by the coding sequence GTGCTGATCGTGATCGCGGACGACGAGGACGCGGTGTGCGACTCGTTGTCGCGGACGCTCCGGTTCGAGGGGTACGCGGTGAAGATCGCGAAGGACGGGCAGGAGGCGCTGGAAGTCATCCGGGAAAGCGGCCCGGACGGGGTCATCCTCGACGTCACCATGCCGGTGCTCGACGGCCTGGAAGCCTGCCGGCGGCTGCGCGCGGACGGGAACCTCGTGCCGGTGCTGATGCTCACCGCCCGCCAGGACGTCACCGCGCGGGTCGCGGGCCTCGACGCCGGCGCGGACGACTACCTCGCCAAGCCGTTCGCCCTCCAGGAGTTGCTCGCCCGGGTCCGGGCGCTGCTCCGGCGCGCGCGGTACGAGGCCGTCACGCCCGAGTCCCCGGCGGAGCTGATGTTCGGCGACCTCACGCTGGACCCGGCCACCCGGGAGGTCGTCCGCGCGGGCCGGCAGATCCGGCTCACCCGCACCGAGTTCGCGATCCTCGAGCTGTTCCTGCGCCACCCGCGGCAGGTGCTCACCCGGTCCGTCCTCTTCGAACACGTCTGGGGCTTCGACTTCGGGAGCAGCTCCAACAGCCTCGACGTCTACCTCGGCTACCTGCGCAAGAAGCTGGAAGCGGACGGCGCCGGCCGGCTCCTGCACACCGTCCGCGGCGTCGGCTACGTCCTGCGGGAGGAGCCGCTGTGA
- a CDS encoding YdeI/OmpD-associated family protein, whose protein sequence is MKVRTTIELGGKTATGFAVPDEVVDGLASGRRPAVKVTINGFTYRTTVARMGDRFMIPLSADNRAGCGVAAGDEVDVRIELDTEPRIVAVPGDFADALDQAGIRPVFDRMSYTHRKEWVRSIEEAKSEATRRRRIGKAVDAIKAK, encoded by the coding sequence ATGAAGGTGCGTACGACGATCGAGCTCGGCGGCAAGACCGCGACCGGTTTCGCCGTCCCCGACGAGGTGGTCGACGGCCTCGCCTCGGGGAGGAGGCCGGCGGTGAAGGTGACCATCAACGGGTTCACGTACCGGACGACCGTGGCCCGGATGGGCGATCGCTTCATGATCCCGTTGAGCGCCGACAACCGCGCGGGCTGTGGGGTGGCGGCGGGTGACGAGGTCGACGTGCGGATCGAGCTGGACACCGAACCCCGGATCGTGGCGGTTCCCGGGGACTTCGCGGACGCGCTCGACCAAGCCGGGATCCGGCCGGTGTTCGACAGGATGTCCTACACGCACCGGAAGGAATGGGTGCGCTCGATCGAGGAAGCCAAATCGGAGGCGACCCGCCGGCGCCGGATCGGCAAGGCGGTCGACGCGATCAAGGCGAAGTGA
- a CDS encoding UBP-type zinc finger domain-containing protein, with product MQGIDPSVPPSGTGCADCEAADPAGWWFHLRRCAECGHVGCCDSSPSQHASAHATGTGHRMARSFEPGEEWFWDYDEQVLYESGPELAGPEHRPLTQAVPGPAGRVPEDWTQHLHQ from the coding sequence ATGCAAGGAATCGATCCCTCGGTACCGCCGAGCGGCACGGGGTGCGCGGACTGCGAGGCCGCGGACCCGGCCGGCTGGTGGTTCCACCTCCGGCGCTGTGCGGAATGCGGCCACGTCGGGTGCTGCGACTCCTCGCCCAGCCAGCACGCCAGCGCCCACGCCACCGGTACCGGACACCGGATGGCGCGCAGCTTCGAGCCCGGCGAAGAGTGGTTCTGGGACTACGACGAACAAGTGCTGTACGAATCCGGCCCCGAGCTCGCCGGTCCCGAGCATCGCCCGCTCACCCAGGCCGTGCCGGGGCCGGCCGGGCGCGTGCCCGAGGACTGGACCCAGCACCTGCACCAATAA